Proteins found in one Melospiza georgiana isolate bMelGeo1 chromosome 1, bMelGeo1.pri, whole genome shotgun sequence genomic segment:
- the SDCBP gene encoding syntenin-1 — translation MSLYPSLEDLKVDKVIQAQTAFSSNPANPAILSEASAPIPCDGGLYPRLYPELSQYMGLSLNEEEVQRNLAVAAAAQPQGQLVTRPSTNYMVAPVTGNDIGIRRAEIKQGIREAILCKDQDGRIGLRLKSVDNGIFVQLVQANSPASLAGLRFGDQVLQINGENCAGWSSDKAHKVLKQASAERISMIIRDRPFERIITMHKDSTGHVGFIFKNGKITSIVKDSSAARNGLLTEHNICEINGQNVIGLKDSQVADILATAGNVVTITVMPSSIYDYIIKRMATSIMKSLMDHSVPEV, via the exons GCTCAGACTGCCTTTTCTTCAAATCCAGCTAATCCAGCAATCTTGTCTGAAGCTTCTGCTCCAATTCCTTGTGATGGAG GCTTGTACCCCAGATTGTATCCAGAACTTTCTCAGTATATGGGCCTGAGCCTCAATGAGGAGGAGGTGCAGAGAAACttagcagtggcagcagctgctcagccacAGGGT CAACTGGTAACACGACCTTCTACTAATTACATGGTAGCTCCAGTGACTGGAAATGATATTGGAATTCGCAGAGCGGAAATTAAGCAAGGCATCCGTGAAGCAATTCTGTGTAAAGATCAGGATGGCAGAATTGGACTTCGCCTTAAGTCTGTTGATAAT GGTATATTTGTCCAGTTAGTTCAGGCAAACTCTCCAGCATCCCTTGCTGGTCTGCGTTTTGGGGACCAAGTTCTGCAGATCAATGGTGAAAACTGTGCAGGATGGAGTTCTGATAAAGCACACAAAGTTCTGAAACAGGCTTCTGCAGAAAGGATTTCAATGATCATTCGGGACAG ACCTTTTGAACGGATTATTACCATGCATAAGGACAGCACAGGACATGTTGGTTTCATATTCAAGAATGGAAAAATAACCTCAATAGTGAAAGACAGTTCTGCTGCAAGAAATGGACTTCTGACAGAGCACAACATCTGTGAAATTAATGGCCAGAATGTAATTGGGTTGAAG GACTCGCAGGTTGCAGACATCTTGGCAACAGCTGGAAACGTAGTGACCATCACTGTCATGCCTTCCAGTATTTATGACTATATAATAAAGAG gATGGCAACTAGCATCATGAAGAGCCTGATGGATCACTCTGTTCCTGAAGTCTAA